From Schistocerca cancellata isolate TAMUIC-IGC-003103 chromosome 6, iqSchCanc2.1, whole genome shotgun sequence, a single genomic window includes:
- the LOC126088496 gene encoding craniofacial development protein 2-like has translation MVMRWGAININGGYSWKKVELAEAASKMGLDVLAVSDIRVRGEKEEVGEYKVYVSGVKAGIPQWGVGLYIRKEMEPSVVAIRYVIERLMWIDLTVSSKKIRIVSVYSHCEGTDQDKMDSFYEALSDDVVVRVKNKDSVLLMGDFNARIGNRTEGYEKVMGKFGEDMEANRNGQQLLDFCASMGLVITNSFFKHKNIHRYTWEGRGTRSVIDYIITDQEFGRL, from the coding sequence atggtaatgagatggggagctattaatatcaatgggggctactcttggaagaaggtagagctggcagaggctgcaagtaagatggggctggacgttttagctgttagtgacattcgggtaaggggtgagaaagaagaagtgggagaatacaaggtctacgtgtcaggagtcaaagcaggaataccacaatggggtgtagggctttacatcaggaaagaaatggaacccagcgtagttgcaataaggtatgtaatcgaacgactgatgtggatagatttgacagtgtccagcaagaaaattaggattgtgtcagtatattcgcattgtgaagggactgatcaagataagatggatagtttttatgaggcactcagtgatgatgtagttgttagagtaaagaacaaggacagtgttctgctcatgggtgattttaacgccaggattggaaatcgaacagaagggtatgaaaaggttatgggtaaatttggagaggatatggaggccaacaggaacgggcagcaactcttggatttctgtgccagtatgggcttagtaatcacaaactccttttttaaacataagaacattcaccggtatacttgggaaggcaggggaaccagatctgtcattgactatataataacagatcaggaattcggaaggctgtga